In one Microbacterium invictum genomic region, the following are encoded:
- a CDS encoding rhodanese-like domain-containing protein — protein sequence MIDAASFFAAKLAYETDASDVYAAQRAGQDLVLLDVRSHEAWRQGRITGARHLPYREIPSRAPEELAGVTEVVVYCWSPGCNAGTKAAAILAGLGIGVREMIGGYEYWVREGQPTENDEGPLPRTFDPQVMVVTSDTSPVS from the coding sequence ATGATCGACGCCGCCTCCTTCTTCGCCGCAAAGCTCGCCTACGAGACCGACGCCTCCGACGTCTACGCCGCTCAGCGTGCGGGTCAGGATCTGGTCCTCCTCGACGTCCGCAGTCACGAAGCCTGGCGGCAGGGCCGCATCACCGGCGCGCGACACCTCCCCTACCGGGAGATCCCCTCGCGGGCGCCCGAAGAGCTCGCGGGCGTGACGGAGGTCGTCGTCTACTGCTGGAGCCCCGGCTGCAACGCCGGCACGAAGGCGGCGGCCATCCTCGCCGGTCTCGGCATCGGTGTGCGGGAGATGATCGGGGGGTACGAGTACTGGGTGAGGGAGGGCCAGCCCACCGAGAACGACGAGGGCCCGCTCCCCCGCACGTTCGACCCTCAGGTGATGGTCGTGACGTCGGACACCTCCCCGGTCTCCTGA
- a CDS encoding PP2C family protein-serine/threonine phosphatase translates to MTLRLESAAASASGPRPSNQDSAFAAPWGAGVADGVGGGPAGDLASAAFVHRLVAGWHQAPDAEMLTERTVLANWDLAAHAHRDPRLAGMATTFTGLFVGHRGRLLLAHIGDSRAYSLRSGTMTRMTRDDSFVQALVDGGHVRAEDASTHPHRNLITASLSGGPDDLPLVTWVDPRVDDRWLLCSDGLTDYVGDVAVSEALGRDDREEAASALIDLALEAGAADNVTVVVTDVRASDDVPARGTPVFVGAAARRFTDDDPFRHLTAV, encoded by the coding sequence GTGACGCTCCGGCTGGAGTCGGCCGCGGCATCCGCCTCCGGCCCGCGACCAAGCAACCAGGATTCGGCGTTCGCCGCGCCCTGGGGAGCAGGTGTCGCTGACGGCGTCGGCGGCGGTCCCGCGGGAGATCTCGCGTCCGCAGCGTTCGTCCATCGTCTCGTCGCGGGATGGCACCAGGCGCCCGACGCCGAGATGCTGACCGAGCGGACGGTTCTGGCGAACTGGGACCTCGCCGCCCACGCGCACCGAGATCCCCGGCTGGCGGGCATGGCGACGACCTTCACCGGTCTCTTCGTCGGGCACCGGGGCCGGTTGCTCCTCGCGCACATCGGTGATTCCCGCGCCTACTCGCTGCGGTCGGGAACGATGACGCGGATGACGAGGGACGACTCCTTCGTCCAGGCTCTCGTCGACGGCGGCCACGTGCGCGCCGAGGACGCCTCGACCCACCCCCACCGGAACCTCATCACCGCCTCCCTGTCGGGAGGCCCTGACGACCTCCCGCTCGTGACGTGGGTCGATCCGCGCGTGGACGATCGCTGGCTGCTGTGCAGCGACGGCCTCACCGACTACGTCGGCGACGTCGCGGTGAGCGAGGCCTTGGGACGGGATGACCGCGAAGAGGCGGCGTCTGCGCTCATCGACCTTGCGCTCGAGGCCGGTGCAGCCGACAACGTCACCGTCGTCGTGACCGATGTACGCGCCTCCGACGATGTGCCGGCGCGGGGGACTCCCGTCTTCGTCGGCGCGGCGGCGCGACGCTTCACCGACGACGACCCGTTCCGTCACCTCACCGCCGTCTGA
- a CDS encoding cytochrome c oxidase subunit 4 — translation MRTNVGLWWLLSGFFLLVFAFYTVWNIIAYTTSEVPWFSAVEWVGSVALLFTAFMAALIAFYIQRVHVAQGGELPEDVLTADIDDGDPEMGEFSPWSWWPIVLASSAGLAFVGLAVGAWMVPIGLGVFAVAIVGWVYEYYRGYFAR, via the coding sequence GTGCGTACCAACGTCGGACTGTGGTGGCTGCTCAGCGGCTTCTTCCTGCTGGTCTTCGCGTTCTACACGGTGTGGAACATCATCGCCTACACGACGTCCGAGGTCCCGTGGTTCTCGGCCGTCGAGTGGGTCGGATCGGTTGCCCTGCTGTTCACGGCCTTCATGGCCGCACTCATCGCGTTCTACATCCAGCGGGTGCATGTCGCTCAGGGTGGAGAGCTCCCGGAGGACGTGCTGACCGCCGACATCGATGACGGCGACCCCGAGATGGGCGAGTTCAGCCCGTGGTCGTGGTGGCCCATCGTGCTGGCCTCCTCCGCGGGTCTGGCCTTCGTCGGGCTCGCGGTCGGGGCGTGGATGGTCCCCATCGGCCTCGGAGTCTTCGCCGTCGCGATCGTCGGCTGGGTCTACGAGTACTACCGCGGATACTTCGCCCGCTGA